A region from the Mucilaginibacter sp. CSA2-8R genome encodes:
- a CDS encoding CcmD family protein: protein MIKKLTFLAVLLATHFAASAQEVEMADQLRSSGKIYVVVITIAIVFVGLAIYLFAIDRRLSKLEKNKD from the coding sequence ATGATTAAGAAACTGACCTTTCTGGCCGTTTTGTTAGCAACTCATTTTGCAGCCTCGGCACAAGAGGTGGAAATGGCCGATCAGCTGCGTAGCTCGGGTAAAATTTATGTGGTGGTGATTACTATCGCTATCGTATTTGTTGGCCTTGCCATATATCTTTTTGCAATAGACAGGCGTTTAAGTAAATTGGAAAAAAACAAAGACTAA
- the ccsA gene encoding cytochrome c biogenesis protein CcsA, translating into MYQSWWKILGVVLVFYTMIAGFLLPVPRLPILHETIRNVYFHVPMWLGMLVVFGISVVYSIKYLATNREEYDLVAVESVNTGIFFYALGLVSGMLWAKFAWGEYWSSDPKQNSAAIAFLLYCAYLVLRNAIDEDQKRARISAIYNIFAFPIMIVLLFILPRMTDSLHPGNGGNPAFGRYDMDNNMRAVLYPAFIGWILISVWVATLRYRIRLIENKQNSI; encoded by the coding sequence ATATATCAGTCGTGGTGGAAAATTTTGGGCGTTGTGTTGGTATTTTATACCATGATAGCCGGTTTTTTACTGCCGGTACCCAGGCTGCCTATTTTGCACGAAACTATACGCAATGTGTATTTCCATGTGCCTATGTGGTTGGGCATGCTGGTGGTGTTTGGTATTTCGGTTGTTTACAGTATTAAGTACCTGGCAACAAACCGCGAGGAGTATGACTTGGTAGCTGTGGAAAGCGTTAACACGGGCATATTTTTTTATGCATTAGGATTGGTAAGCGGTATGCTTTGGGCAAAGTTTGCATGGGGCGAATACTGGAGCAGTGACCCTAAACAAAACAGTGCAGCCATAGCCTTCTTATTATATTGTGCATACCTGGTTTTACGTAACGCCATTGATGAAGACCAAAAACGCGCCCGTATATCTGCCATCTATAATATTTTCGCTTTCCCGATTATGATTGTGCTGCTGTTTATCCTGCCGCGCATGACCGACTCTTTACACCCGGGCAACGGCGGTAACCCGGCGTTTGGCCGTTATGATATGGACAATAATATGCGGGCAGTACTTTACCCGGCATTTATTGGCTGGATTTTGATATCAGTGTGGGTGGCAACCTTACGTTACCGAATCCGTTTAATTGAAAATAAGCAAAACTCAATATAA